In Simkaniaceae bacterium, the DNA window AGGCTGGGCTTGGATTATTTACGGTCGTTTCTGACCTCTATAGAGAAAAAAATAGAGGGATTTCTGCGAGCCATTAGCTTGTTAACATGCTTTAAATTAGGTACTTAAATGCGCGTAAATTTTTTTGTCCTGTACAGAGCAAAACGGATCCGTTATGCTAAGCTTCTCCATTAGAAAGTAGCACTTATATAAACTTATTACAATCTAATCATCAATTATTTAACCTCCTTTGTATCACTAATATATCATCAAGATTTTCTAAGAACGGCCTTCTCAAATATATATCGAAATTGCCCCCTATTCAGTGACATGGCTATTTCTAAAATCTTATGACCAATACAACGTAGCTCATGGAAAAGAGACCTCATAAAGTCTTTCAGGGATCTCGTTTTTCTCATTGGAACAATTCGTCTGAGTCTGGAAAACAGTTCGGAGATTAAAAATGCAATATTGATGAGGATAAACCAAATCAATTGCGCCGATGGATGTCTGGAGTAATCATGTTTAATTTTGAATCCCCGATTTTTCAGAGTATTGAATAGATCTTCCTCAAGCCACCTCAAACGTCCTTGAGCGGCGCTTTGTGCTACGTTCTTTTTTGTCAGTTTCCAGCTGACAATCCATTCCCAATACACATGGAACTTCTCCTTCCCATTTTGATCAAAAGTCCATTCGTTGAATCGAAGAATATTGAGTTTTTGATCCTGATAACTCACTTCATTAAAAAATTCGTATATACGTTTGATTTTTTTACAACCGCTTACTGTGTTTTCCTCAAGATAATTGGTCTTTTTATGACCTTTCAATTTTGCAAGACCATCACAATCTTGTCCGACCGTTTTCATAGAACCGCTTTTGCGTACAATTGCCCACTCTATATTGTTTATCTTCAAAATCTTCATACTTGGCCCATTTGCATATAAAGAATCCAAGAGGACACAAAAATGTAGTTTCGGGAAACGTTCGCGAATGGCTCCTAAAATAATCGGAAGTGACGACAATTCGCATTCCTGTTTAAAGGCTTCCTGAGAATTACTTCCTTTGATATTTAACGAGATAGCATGGACAGGGTATACATAGAGAGGGATTCGAATGCCCCCGGGGCAGACAATGGAAGCGGTTATATGCATGTGCACATACCAAACTTCATCACCCCTTTGCCTTTTCAGGCAATAGGGACACTGAGCACAGTTATGGTCACTATCATTTGTGTATTTATGAACCGTTTCTGCGTCAACTGCAAGGTGGTACATCCCTCTTGGAATCAATTTAGGATGATCGGTGAATAATTTGCTTTTTCGCAAATTATCAAATAGGCCCATTAAAATGTGATTCATTTCTTGATAATCTAGACGACATAACACATCGTCAATTGTCTTGGTATTGGGCAGTTTACAGTCATCAATGCCCACAAATTTTGCAATAGCATCTTCCGTCGTCTTAGAACTCCTGCTTTCTTGATGAAAAGCATGTTTCGATTCCGTACGAAATAGCACTGTAGCCAATGCCGTATTGAGTAGCGCCGGGAGAGAATAGGTTATTTTCCCTTTTCTAGGGTCGGTAATAGATGTAAAAAAAAATTAAGCCCCAGTTTTTTTATATAGGAAATAAGCTCTGCTGCAGGTGAGCTTGAATCTTGATTTGGAAAAAGTTCTAGGTGTGAATTTGAATTTTGGGTAAGATCTAGTGTGCGTTTCATACGTATCCCCTTTGTTTTGCCTATTGGTTTTCATTGATAAATAACGTAGATCAGAGGGGATTTTTCTTAGTAATCTTATTTTTAATCTACTTGATATTTGGGCCTTTCGTTAAACAACATATCTAACAGTGCGTTATAAATGGATTTTAAAAATTCTCCTCGGAGCGAGAAGAATTTTTAGTAATCCTCGATTTTTCCCTTGGGAAAATCGAGGACTAATAATTGCTGATTAGCAACTGTATTTTTTGAATATTTTCAGCTGTAGAGGCATGATGTGTATCAATCTCTAAATTATAGGTAGTGTCTACGTGTACTTTGTGAAATTGAGCTCTAGCCGATCCAATCATTCTGTTTCCACGCCCTTTCTCTCTCTGCTCTAAGACCTCAAGAGGAGCATTAACACCTATCCATATAACATTAAAATCTTTTAAGAGCTCCTTCCACTCATCAACCTGTTCTTTGCCAAAAGAAATATCGTCAATAATGATGGGATGACCTTTTTGAGCTAACATCAGGACTATTTCCTGAAATGTCTTTGCTATTTCCTTAGCATAAGGTCCAGACTGGAGTTCATGAATAAGGTTACCAGCAGGATCTTCTCTCTTTTTCCAGCTGTATCCAAGAGGGGCATCACCTCCTGTCCAATTATTTACTTTTTCGGGCATCCAACCGATGATCTTATCAATACCTACAAGTAGAAATAGCGTTTCAAAGGAATCTTGTAACTCTTTAGCAAGAGTTGTCTTTCCACTGCTTGATGGGCCATTTAAGTAAATAATTTGCACACCGCTATTTTTCATCCGTTTCCTTGATCAATTTGCAAAATCACTCTTCTCAAGGTCCTTTGGGGATACCCGGTTAGGAAGGGTTCATCATTGTAGCCAACCTGATCGTCAACGATTTTTTCTATAGGGAACTCTATACCCTTTTCCCAAAATTGGAGCCAGAAACCCAGTTGTCTAGTCAGCTTGAGAGAAAAGTCCTATTAGGTTAGTGTCTGTGTGTGTGAAGCGTTTTTAGGTTTGAGGTCACGGCGTAATAGCACTCGATAAGGTGTTGAACTCCATTATGAGCTTTATGGGGCTTTTCTTCGGGATTAAGGCCATAGAAATGGGCGATTTTATCTTTGGACAGGCCGATATGCGAGGGCACTTTCTCGTTTTGTGTAAGGTAAACAGCCCAAAACATTGAGGCAAGATCGAGCCAGTGGTAAGGCCAATGCATTTTTTCTTGCTCATCTGCAGAAATGAGCTGAGAAAAAAAGGCGCGGTCAAAAGAGGGGTTTTGACAGATAAAAACCGAGTTATTGCGATTGATTTCACAGTCCTTAAAAAGGGTAATTATTTTTTGAGCGGCGATATCTTCGGGCAGTCCATTATCTAAATCATCGTATTGAAAGCCGTTGACTTTGAGGCTGTCCGGATCGCTCTGCTGCCATACAAACTCAGGCTGTTTAATCACCGAATCAAAGGAGGCGATAGTCTCTTTTGTGCGGAGATTGACGATGGTGCAGGCAATCTCGAGGATGCGGTGTTTATGAAAATTTAGTCCGTTTGTTTCGGTATCGAGAAATAATCCCAGCATTCTACCTCGATCTCAGGGGGGTATTAAAAAAATAAGTTTACAAATTTAAGGGGTAAAAAGTGATATTAATCGATTTAACCATTTCTTGATAGGGAGAAAGTGGTCTTTTTGTTATAATTTTACTTCACCTTAAGTAGGGTTAAAAAAATAATGGACACTTTGCCTCGCCCAAAATTCCGTGAAGTTCTTTTTTTACTTCTCTATAGCTATGAATTTACTCACGAGAGTGATTCAAAGCTCTTCCAGTTTGTTTCCGAACAGCTAAAAGTAGCGATGCGCCATATCCGATCTGCGGCTGAAGATGCCCTTGCCATCCAAGCGAAATGTGCTGAAATTGATTTGATGATTGAAGAGGTCTCATCTGAGTATAAAATTGAACGGATTCCCAAAGTAGAGTTGACGATCTTGCGTCTTGCCCTTTATGAGATGTTTTTCGATGATGCAATTCCCGGTAATGTCGCTATTGCAGAAGGAATTCGACTCTCCAAAAAATTTGGAACCGGCGAATGCTTTAAATTTGTCAATGCGATATTAGATGCAGTGAAAAATAAAGGACATTTTGATTCTGTTGCGATAGAATCTAATCAAGTTACCCCAATCCATGGAAATTAAAGAAAACGTATCCTTGGCGCCCTATACCACGTTTAAGATTGGTGGGAATGCGCGCTTTTTAACTCATATTAAGTCTTTAGAAGATGCGTATGAAGCTTTAGCGTTTGCACGAGCTCGCGCTATTGATTTTATAGTGCTCGGCAGAGGATCAAATAGTTTAGTCTTAGATCATGGAATCAATGCTCTTGTGATCATTAATAAAATGCAACATTGTCTGATTGAAGATAATAGAGTCAGTGTCGATAGCGGATACCATTTTGCGCTTCTTGGAAAGAAAACAGCCCAACACAATTTAAGCGGGCTTGAGTTTGCTTCAGGCATTCCGGGATCAGTGGGCGGAGCTGTGTATATGAATGCCGGTGCGAATAGTCGAGAGACAAAAGACTTCCTTACAAGCGTTCGTTTTATCTCAGCTGAGGGTGATTTAATTGATTATCAACCCCATGAGATGAAGTTTGCCTATCGTACATCCCTATTTCAAGCAATGAAAGGACTTATTGTGCATTGTGAGTTTAGGTTAAATTGGGCTGAGCATGCAAAAATGACGGAGCGGCAGATTCTTAACCATCGTTTAAAAACACAGCCCTATAAAGCCAAAACTGCCGGGTGCTGTTTTTGTAATCCCCCGAATGCGAGTGCAGGTGCGTTGATTGAAGAGTGTGGTTTGAAAGGATATGTGATTGGGGGGGCAAGAGTTTCAACAACGCATGCTAATTTTATTGAAAATATCGGTGGGGCAACGGCACAAAATGTGCTTGATTTAATCAGGTATATCCAATCCATTGTCTATAAAAAGAAACAAGTTCATTTAGAGTTAGAGGTGAAGATTCTTGGATAAGCATCTATTCCGTGCAGATATGCATACACATACAACGTGTTCAGATGGGACAATGACACCTTTTGAACTGATTAATGAAGCAAAAAAAATAGGTCTACAAGGGCTGTCAATTACAGATCATGATGGAGTCAGCGCCTATACGGATGAGTTATTTGATTATGCTCGAGCAAATGGGATACAACTGATGACCGGTGTTGAATTTTCATGCCGCTTTGAAGAGATGTCGATCCATATTTTGGGGTATCATTTTGACCATCTCAATGAGGCAATCCAAGATTTATGTAAGCGCCATGTCATTCGACGTCAAGAGAGAAACCTTCTGATTCTGGAAAGATTAAGGGGGAGAGGGATTCGGATTGAGCCGGAAGAGCTAAAACAAAAAGCTGCCGGGGTGATTGGTCGCCCTCATATTGCAAAAATCATGGTTGAAAAGGGGGCTGTTGGATCAATTCAAGAAGCCTTTGAGGAGTATATTGGAGATAATAAACCTTGTTATGTCCCCGGAGCGTCCTTTTTTATCCCCGAGACGATTGATATGATTCATCAAGCGGGTGGAAAGGCCCTCATTGCTCATCCCCATTTGATTAGAAACAAATCGGTTGTCAAAAAACTGATTCAATTGCCCTTTGATGGGATTGAGGCCTATTATGCCCGTTTTCCTTTGGATCAAGAAAGAGAATGGCTTGAAATAGCTGAAAAAAAAGGGTGGCTTATCTCAGGGGGATCCGATTTTCATGGAACAATCAAGCCCCATAATCCTTTGGGATCTTCATGGATAGGCCTTGAAGAATTTAAGAAGCTATAGCAACTTCATAGAAATTTATCTTATGGATCAGTTTAATGCGCTTATTCATCAACTCTCGCAACACCGCAGTCGTTTGCGTTTAGGGTATGATTTAGCCGATTTACAACATGTTGTTGATCAGCTCATTGGGAGGCCCTTGTTCAAAACGATTCAAGTTGCCGGCACAAATGGTAAAGGCTCTGTTGCTACGGGGATTGCAACGCTTCTTTCTAAGGAGGGATATCAAGCCGGGTTGTTTACGTCACCCCATCTCTTTTCTCCGCTAGAAAGGATATCTATCAATGGCATCCCTATTGCACAAGAAGAGGTTTGTTTATTATATGATCAAATTAAGGCCCACTTTGCCCAAAACCATTTTAGTTTTTTCGATACGTTTTTTCTTATTGCGCTTCTCTATTTTAAGCATCAACAGGTGGATTTTGTCGTTTTAGAGGCGGGAATTGGAGCTCGTCTTGATGCAACAGTGCTAGTTCATCCCATTTTATCTGTATTAACAACGGTTGGACTCGATCATTTGGATATTTTAGGGCCGACGCGTGATGATGTTGCCCGTGAAAAATCTATGGCTATTAGAGCAAGGGTTCCCGTTGTGCTCGGAGCCAAGGCTGTAGCGACACCTATTCTCGAGAGAGCATTCCAACAAAATGCGCCTATTTATTTTTCTGTGGGTCATGACGATTATCTCATTGAAAATGCTCAGACCATTGCAACTGCCGTTTGGGCATTAAAAATTCACTATGCAATTCCAATCTCATTACCCGAGCTCTTTCAAATCCAAAGACCGCCCTTTCGATTTCAAGAAATCCAACATGGCAGCATCAAAGTTATTTTTGATGTGGCTCATAACGAAGAGGGGATGCAATCACTCCTTAAAAAAATAAATCATCCGGCCGAGTTTGTTCTTGGATTCAGCTCTGAGCGTAATGTGGATGCAATATTGGAGCTTTTTAAGGCCTCTTTGCACCGGATTTATCTCGTTCATAATAAGGAGCGGGGCTTGATAGAGAAGAGTGAGCATTTTCAAAATCATTCACCCATGTCAATTCAAGAGGGGATGCAGCAAGCCTTTAAAAGTGCAAAGCAAAATGAAACAACAGTCTGCATTTGCGGAAGCTTTTACCTTATGGAAGCAGCTCTTCATACTCTTGCGCTTCTTTGAATAGAGCTTCGATAAAATCGCGATTGGGCATTTCTTTCAGATCAGTTTTTTGAACTAAGTGTGTACAGCAGCGAACAATGGCTTGTAAAAGAGCAAAGAGATTCGTTTCAAAATGAGCTGAAAAAGGGAACTGCAAAAGAGTTAAATCAGCTTTTGCATGCTCAATATGGGTGAGTAATAGTCGTTTTAATGCCTCCGGCATTTGATTATATTTTTCATAGAATGGGCTAATACGTTGTTGATATAAGTCCCCTCCCATGTCCATTAAATCAAGAGCGGCCATATCAAAATTGATATCAATCTGAGAGAGATCATATTCAACGGCATCCGGATCAAAAACAACGTCAATGAGTCCCTGAGATGAAAGCATTTTTTTGACTTCAGAAAGTTGGGCAATCTGATCTGATGAAATAGCATAAGAGTGCATCAGGGCATCGAGCTCTTTTAAAATATTTT includes these proteins:
- a CDS encoding 3'-5' exonuclease, which encodes MLGLFLDTETNGLNFHKHRILEIACTIVNLRTKETIASFDSVIKQPEFVWQQSDPDSLKVNGFQYDDLDNGLPEDIAAQKIITLFKDCEINRNNSVFICQNPSFDRAFFSQLISADEQEKMHWPYHWLDLASMFWAVYLTQNEKVPSHIGLSKDKIAHFYGLNPEEKPHKAHNGVQHLIECYYAVTSNLKTLHTHRH
- the murB gene encoding UDP-N-acetylmuramate dehydrogenase; protein product: MEIKENVSLAPYTTFKIGGNARFLTHIKSLEDAYEALAFARARAIDFIVLGRGSNSLVLDHGINALVIINKMQHCLIEDNRVSVDSGYHFALLGKKTAQHNLSGLEFASGIPGSVGGAVYMNAGANSRETKDFLTSVRFISAEGDLIDYQPHEMKFAYRTSLFQAMKGLIVHCEFRLNWAEHAKMTERQILNHRLKTQPYKAKTAGCCFCNPPNASAGALIEECGLKGYVIGGARVSTTHANFIENIGGATAQNVLDLIRYIQSIVYKKKQVHLELEVKILG
- the nusB gene encoding transcription antitermination factor NusB; the encoded protein is MDTLPRPKFREVLFLLLYSYEFTHESDSKLFQFVSEQLKVAMRHIRSAAEDALAIQAKCAEIDLMIEEVSSEYKIERIPKVELTILRLALYEMFFDDAIPGNVAIAEGIRLSKKFGTGECFKFVNAILDAVKNKGHFDSVAIESNQVTPIHGN
- a CDS encoding PHP domain-containing protein gives rise to the protein MHTHTTCSDGTMTPFELINEAKKIGLQGLSITDHDGVSAYTDELFDYARANGIQLMTGVEFSCRFEEMSIHILGYHFDHLNEAIQDLCKRHVIRRQERNLLILERLRGRGIRIEPEELKQKAAGVIGRPHIAKIMVEKGAVGSIQEAFEEYIGDNKPCYVPGASFFIPETIDMIHQAGGKALIAHPHLIRNKSVVKKLIQLPFDGIEAYYARFPLDQEREWLEIAEKKGWLISGGSDFHGTIKPHNPLGSSWIGLEEFKKL
- a CDS encoding chloramphenicol phosphotransferase CPT family protein is translated as MKNSGVQIIYLNGPSSSGKTTLAKELQDSFETLFLLVGIDKIIGWMPEKVNNWTGGDAPLGYSWKKREDPAGNLIHELQSGPYAKEIAKTFQEIVLMLAQKGHPIIIDDISFGKEQVDEWKELLKDFNVIWIGVNAPLEVLEQREKGRGNRMIGSARAQFHKVHVDTTYNLEIDTHHASTAENIQKIQLLISNY